In Candidatus Omnitrophota bacterium, the genomic window GGAACAGGACTTCACGGGGCAGTGGACCCACAAGTACGATAAATTCGATTTCATAACGGAATTCGCGTCCAAGGATAAGACGGATGTGTATTCTTACTATGGCGGCGGGCAGCATAGATTAACGGAAAACACGATCGCCGAGCGCGTCCAATATAATTTAAACAAGATAACCTCCCTGTTCATAGGAGAGCAGATTACCGTAGACGGCGGCAAGGCCAGGACCTCCGCCGGCGTTAACACTAAGCTTTTCGACGGCACAAAAGCCATGGTCGAGTGCGCGGCCGGGAACGACGGCAATTCCGTATCGGCCGCTTTCGATAAGGCTGTGGGGCAGGAAGGAAGCGTTTATACCAACTACACTTTTACCGATTCCGTGACCGACGGGAAATCTTCCACGACCTCATTCGGCTCAAACACCGCGTTAAGCCCGAACGCCAAACTAAATACGGAACGGCAGTTCATAACCAGCGACATAAGGGGCGCCTACACGACGAATCTGATGGGCTTGAGCTACAGCATAAATCCCCAAGCGGAGTTCAGCGCCACTTACCAGAGGCGTAACGAAGGCGAGGATTATAACCTGATGGGATCCATCCCGCAGGATGCTTTCTCATTTAACGGCTCGTATATAGCTCCCGATAAGTTTAAGCTGGTGACGAAGGAAGAATACAGGCGCGATCAGGACAAGACCTGGCAGATCCTGACGGACAATACGGGTGAGGTAAAGGTCTTCGGCGACGTATATCTTTTCGGCGAATGTGAATATTCCATCGCCTACACGGAGGGGGCCAACGATTCCTGCTCGAAGATCGACAAAAAACAGGTGGGGCTCGCTTACAGGCCCGTGGCGTTCGACTGGTTCAACGGCCTTATCAAATACATACGTTATATAGACGAACGGCCGGACAGCGTTACGAGCGCTGACGGCGGCTTCCTGACGATGCAGTCGACAAGCGACACGTTTGCGGCAGAGGCGGCGCTTGATTTGCCGTGGAATTTCCAGCTTGTGCAAAAGCTGGCCTATAAATACGAAAAGACGCTTTCATACGATCCGCTCGGGATAGTAGAAACACCGGATGACCTTACCGCTAAATTATGGATAACCAGGCTTAATTACCATCTTACGAAAAAGTGGGATGCCGCGTTCGAATACAGGGTCTTGCAGGAGAAGGGGCCGTCGCTTGGCGCTACGACGCAACACCGCGAAGACGGGTTCCTTGTCGAAGCCAACTATCTTATAGCGAAGGGCATTGCCGTCGGCGCGGGCTATAACTTCACCTCATTCGCCGACAACCTCGACATGAAACTCTCGGACATCGCCGACAAAAATCAGGGCGCCGGCGGGTTCTTCGTGAGACTGCAGGGAAGGTATTAACAGTCTGATAGGGTTGGTTTATTGCGTTTATAGCGTTTGTTGGGTTGGTTGAGTTATGAAGATTGAAAAATTTGAAGACATACAGGCTTGGCAGGAAGCAAGAGTTTTAGTAGGAATGGTTTATGAGGTTATTAAATCTAAGGAATCGTTTTATAAAGATTACAGATTTAGAGATCAGATTACCTCCGCGGCGGTTTCGATAATGGCAAATATCAGCGAAGGTTTTTCAAGAAGATCCAACAGAGAATTTATACAGTTTTTATTTATAGCCAAGGCTTCAGCCGCGGAAGTGCAGAGTCATTTATATGTCGCGTTAGATCAAGAATACATGACTAAAGAGGCCTTTAACAAAATATACGAGCAAAGCGATAAAGTAGCGAGATTGATATCGAATTTTATAACATATTTACTACAACGCAACAAACACAATTAACTCAATGAACCTAACAAACCCAACAAACCCCATAACCCTAAAACGCTACAACGCAACAAACCCAACAAACCCAA contains:
- a CDS encoding four helix bundle protein, with amino-acid sequence MKIEKFEDIQAWQEARVLVGMVYEVIKSKESFYKDYRFRDQITSAAVSIMANISEGFSRRSNREFIQFLFIAKASAAEVQSHLYVALDQEYMTKEAFNKIYEQSDKVARLISNFITYLLQRNKHN